The proteins below are encoded in one region of Patescibacteria group bacterium:
- a CDS encoding adenosine deaminase, with amino-acid sequence MTEKKPSPFAKLPLAELHTHVGGAADAAVLWTLAHDQGIRLPTKNYWEFEDMVTVKRNYKSFKEIDRAKYHWTELIQSSPVAMEPAVHQTIGGAYRSHNIVLHEIRFNPMKRNRNGERDLDYIIHASIRGLERAMLEYPDVRAGIILMLDREFTYRQNEIIYEKALKYQHRGVIGIDVAGPQLAAFKMAQYVDLFCAAKAKGLGVTIHTGEEGSLKELELVIKKIAPSRIGHGVNAYRDKKLMGLIKEAGITLEVCPTSNMRVGVFKTLNEQRRAYQTLHQAGVKLTINTDGPEMYETNLAAELNYLLHHAIFSESEVTSFIANAFAATFIPKRQ; translated from the coding sequence ATGACAGAAAAAAAACCGTCGCCCTTTGCAAAATTACCCCTCGCTGAACTTCACACACACGTTGGTGGCGCGGCCGATGCGGCTGTATTGTGGACGCTCGCACACGATCAAGGTATTCGTCTCCCTACGAAAAACTACTGGGAGTTTGAAGACATGGTTACGGTAAAACGAAACTACAAAAGTTTCAAAGAAATCGATCGAGCGAAGTACCACTGGACCGAGCTCATTCAATCGTCACCAGTGGCAATGGAACCCGCCGTACACCAGACTATCGGTGGTGCGTACCGCTCACACAATATCGTACTCCATGAGATTCGCTTCAACCCGATGAAACGCAATCGGAACGGAGAACGAGACCTAGACTATATTATCCATGCCTCTATTCGTGGCCTGGAACGCGCTATGCTCGAATATCCAGATGTGCGCGCTGGCATCATTTTGATGCTTGACCGAGAATTTACCTACCGACAAAACGAAATCATTTACGAAAAAGCTCTCAAGTATCAACATCGCGGCGTCATCGGTATTGACGTTGCCGGTCCACAACTAGCCGCATTTAAAATGGCGCAGTACGTTGATCTGTTCTGTGCTGCCAAAGCAAAAGGGCTCGGCGTTACTATCCATACTGGTGAAGAGGGATCATTAAAAGAGCTTGAACTCGTCATTAAGAAAATAGCGCCGTCACGCATAGGTCATGGGGTCAATGCCTATCGAGACAAAAAACTGATGGGGCTCATCAAAGAAGCTGGCATCACTTTAGAGGTATGTCCAACTTCTAATATGCGAGTTGGTGTATTTAAAACCCTCAATGAGCAACGCCGCGCCTATCAAACACTGCACCAAGCCGGGGTAAAATTGACTATCAATACTGATGGGCCGGAAATGTATGAAACAAATCTGGCCGCCGAACTCAACTACTTATTGCATCATGCTATTTTTTCAGAATCCGAAGTAACCTCGTTCATCGCCAACGCCTTCGCGGCTACCTTTATACCGAAACGCCAGTAA
- a CDS encoding IMP dehydrogenase, which translates to MKTLPLGLTFDDVLLVPQLSEVSPSTAITTTKLTPNIQLSIPLLSAAMDTVTGANMAIAIARLGGLGVLHRNCTIPEQVAMVRTVKKAGCLVAAAIGPHDSERALALDAVGIDAIVVDSAHVHKPSILKDVKTLRKKVHANLIVGNIATAAAARAFAPYVDALKVGVGPGAICTTRVVAGVGVPQLTAIILVAEAVKGNRITVIADGGIRYSGDIVKAIAGGAAAVMLGSLFAGTDEAPGDTTLLNGKKVKRYRGMGSLGAMQIGESSDRYGQKGMKKYVPEGVEGIVPYKGPLADTVYQLIGGLKAGMGYVGVSTIPQLMQCSKHFIRITPAGRAESHPHTIQIEKQAPNYN; encoded by the coding sequence ATGAAAACACTGCCGCTTGGTCTCACCTTTGATGACGTTCTGCTGGTGCCTCAATTGTCTGAGGTCTCGCCCAGCACCGCCATTACTACGACCAAACTCACACCAAATATTCAGCTCTCTATTCCTTTGCTTTCAGCCGCCATGGACACCGTAACGGGCGCCAACATGGCCATTGCCATTGCGCGATTGGGGGGTCTCGGGGTGTTGCATCGTAATTGTACGATTCCAGAACAGGTCGCCATGGTGCGAACCGTCAAAAAAGCCGGATGTCTTGTTGCCGCAGCAATTGGACCACACGATAGTGAGCGAGCGTTGGCGCTAGACGCGGTGGGCATCGACGCAATCGTCGTTGATTCCGCCCACGTGCACAAACCAAGTATCCTTAAGGATGTAAAAACGCTGCGAAAAAAAGTGCACGCTAACTTGATTGTAGGCAACATAGCAACGGCCGCGGCTGCCCGTGCTTTTGCGCCGTACGTTGATGCACTCAAGGTTGGCGTCGGCCCGGGCGCTATCTGCACGACGCGTGTTGTTGCCGGCGTCGGCGTACCACAACTAACGGCCATTATACTGGTGGCAGAAGCCGTCAAAGGAAATCGAATTACGGTTATTGCTGACGGTGGCATTCGTTATTCGGGAGACATAGTCAAAGCTATTGCTGGCGGCGCGGCGGCAGTGATGCTTGGCTCATTATTTGCAGGAACTGACGAAGCCCCAGGGGATACAACCTTACTGAACGGCAAGAAAGTTAAACGGTATCGCGGCATGGGTTCATTAGGCGCCATGCAGATTGGTGAGAGCTCTGACCGCTATGGCCAAAAAGGAATGAAAAAATACGTACCTGAAGGTGTCGAGGGTATTGTTCCGTATAAAGGCCCTCTCGCCGACACGGTGTATCAACTCATCGGTGGACTAAAGGCTGGCATGGGCTATGTTGGAGTCTCCACAATCCCTCAACTGATGCAGTGCAGTAAACATTTCATTCGCATTACCCCAGCCGGCAGAGCCGAAAGCCACCCGCATACTATTCAGATAGAAAAACAAGCTCCCAATTATAACTAA
- a CDS encoding PA14 domain-containing protein, producing the protein MKISRKTISFFVAALLVPTAAFTSLETAAAATCDRNMVVFERGFYGQYYNLAEDDIGVEDDIENYIPEVADDNYWYNPEYRVFDRVDQTINFGAKFFPVDTGKLGDPYHFAVHWRSAFVVSATGEYEFRVTSNNDSWLRIDDTMVLDLGDAKFAKSGVKKITLTKGVHELNSYFTERHTPGSQYSFTVTGSALHYYPLPASCTITDARSYGLEALSTSTPAPSNDKPTTTPGRVLGASTGEYTPAVGLVKTANSPDVYALYANGFRHYITSPTSFTNYGYDYNTIRTISRAELNKYPDARLLRTPEDATVYFLSTRPNRQWLKIALPSPTALVSYPNNYWGNVLVVDTIDITSYPTARVVKTANAPAVYLLQDNKRRLFLSGDVFTGLGYKWPEVLTISNEHLGTYLEGPPIG; encoded by the coding sequence ATGAAAATATCGCGCAAAACAATTTCTTTTTTTGTCGCAGCCCTGCTCGTGCCTACTGCTGCCTTCACTTCTCTAGAGACGGCAGCCGCAGCAACGTGTGACCGTAATATGGTTGTTTTTGAACGTGGCTTCTATGGCCAATACTACAACCTGGCGGAAGATGACATTGGCGTAGAAGACGACATTGAAAATTATATTCCAGAGGTGGCGGATGATAACTACTGGTACAACCCAGAATATCGTGTCTTCGACCGTGTAGACCAAACTATTAATTTCGGCGCTAAATTCTTTCCGGTTGACACCGGGAAACTGGGCGACCCGTACCACTTCGCTGTTCATTGGCGTAGTGCGTTCGTGGTATCCGCAACCGGAGAGTATGAATTTCGCGTTACCTCAAACAACGATTCCTGGTTACGCATTGACGACACTATGGTGCTGGATCTCGGTGACGCAAAATTTGCAAAGAGCGGCGTTAAAAAGATTACCTTGACCAAAGGTGTCCATGAACTAAACAGTTATTTTACTGAACGGCATACACCTGGCTCGCAGTATTCCTTTACTGTTACCGGAAGCGCGCTTCATTACTACCCACTACCAGCTAGTTGTACAATCACCGATGCACGCTCGTACGGCCTTGAGGCGTTGTCTACTTCTACCCCTGCGCCATCAAACGACAAGCCAACGACTACACCTGGCCGAGTCCTTGGGGCGAGCACGGGTGAGTACACGCCTGCAGTGGGGCTCGTCAAAACTGCAAACAGCCCGGACGTCTACGCTCTCTACGCCAATGGATTCCGTCACTACATAACAAGCCCAACATCATTCACTAACTATGGGTACGACTACAATACTATCCGCACCATTTCTCGCGCCGAGCTCAACAAGTATCCAGACGCGCGACTACTTCGAACGCCCGAGGATGCGACTGTTTATTTTCTCTCGACACGGCCAAACAGACAGTGGCTAAAGATTGCGCTTCCTTCGCCAACCGCGCTCGTGTCGTACCCAAATAACTACTGGGGCAATGTGCTCGTGGTTGATACAATCGATATTACTTCTTACCCCACCGCTAGGGTTGTAAAAACAGCAAACGCACCGGCTGTCTATTTATTGCAAGACAATAAACGTCGACTATTTTTATCAGGCGATGTTTTCACGGGTCTTGGTTACAAATGGCCAGAGGTGCTGACGATATCGAATGAGCATCTCGGTACCTACCTTGAAGGACCACCAATAGGATAA
- a CDS encoding NUDIX hydrolase: MKSSHKHTHATYNVGLKILLRRGNSYLFVYTPEGYLDIPGGRIDATEHTTPLLTVLKRELKEELGTKVRYTIGQPIFHFRRHFSNPEKHIFLVVYEATYRKGDIVLSSEHARYQWLNPKKDVLPSSALFHKEGAAALKNYFKLLPRKTKPSK; encoded by the coding sequence ATGAAATCTAGTCATAAACATACCCACGCCACATATAACGTGGGACTGAAAATATTACTGCGGCGCGGTAACTCATACCTCTTTGTCTATACACCAGAAGGATACCTTGATATCCCAGGCGGTCGCATTGACGCAACAGAACATACAACACCACTACTGACAGTGTTAAAAAGAGAGTTAAAAGAAGAGCTTGGAACAAAAGTTCGCTATACAATCGGCCAGCCGATATTTCATTTCCGACGTCATTTCTCGAATCCAGAAAAACATATTTTCCTTGTGGTGTACGAAGCAACGTACCGCAAGGGCGACATCGTCCTCTCTAGTGAACACGCCCGCTACCAGTGGCTGAATCCAAAAAAAGATGTGCTACCGTCGTCGGCTTTATTTCACAAAGAAGGAGCAGCAGCTTTGAAGAACTATTTCAAACTTTTACCAAGGAAAACTAAGCCCAGTAAGTAG
- a CDS encoding tyrosine-type recombinase/integrase → MANLKDYIQDFLEYLEIEKNRSAATIRNYRFYLNRFADWSEEHSVTNTNRITPEHIRQYRLWLNRFTDTHGEALKKNTQNYHLIALRTLLKYLAKRDVASLAPEKIELMKMPDRSISFLTGEELQRLLAAPGRVPQPKLTLLRDAAMLTVLFSTGLRVSELTNLKREQVSTREPTNGSLTELSVRGKGSKIRVVFLSPDARAYVKSYLAERHDVSPYLFVRHDRAGKIQNDRAKKEGGAPLTPRSIERLLQKYARVAGIMKQVTPHTLRHSFATDLLINGADVRSVQSLLGHASITTTQIYTHLTDSELRRVHEAFHNKK, encoded by the coding sequence ATGGCAAATCTCAAAGACTACATTCAAGATTTTTTGGAATACCTGGAGATTGAAAAAAACCGCAGCGCGGCGACTATTCGCAATTACCGCTTCTACCTCAATCGTTTCGCTGACTGGTCAGAGGAACACAGTGTCACAAACACGAACCGCATTACACCAGAACATATTCGCCAATACCGACTCTGGCTCAATCGCTTTACTGATACTCACGGCGAAGCACTTAAAAAGAACACGCAAAACTATCACCTCATTGCGCTGCGCACGTTGCTAAAATATTTAGCCAAACGAGATGTGGCCAGCTTGGCACCAGAAAAGATTGAACTCATGAAAATGCCTGACCGCAGTATTTCATTTCTGACCGGCGAAGAACTACAGCGCTTACTCGCTGCGCCAGGACGAGTACCGCAGCCAAAACTGACCCTACTGCGTGATGCTGCTATGCTGACCGTTCTTTTTTCGACCGGTCTACGTGTCTCTGAGTTGACAAACCTTAAACGAGAGCAGGTGAGCACCCGTGAACCAACCAATGGTTCCCTAACGGAACTCAGTGTGCGAGGAAAAGGTTCAAAAATTCGTGTTGTTTTTTTGTCGCCAGACGCACGGGCGTATGTAAAGTCGTACCTGGCCGAACGGCACGATGTTTCACCCTATCTATTTGTCCGACACGACCGTGCTGGCAAAATTCAAAACGATCGGGCAAAAAAAGAAGGCGGTGCGCCGCTAACGCCCCGCTCCATTGAACGGCTTCTTCAAAAATATGCCCGCGTCGCCGGTATTATGAAACAGGTGACACCGCATACCCTTCGTCATTCTTTTGCCACCGACCTACTCATAAACGGCGCGGATGTGCGTTCGGTGCAGAGTCTGCTTGGTCACGCATCAATTACGACGACGCAAATTTACACCCATCTTACAGATAGCGAACTGCGCCGGGTGCACGAAGCATTTCACAATAAAAAATAA
- a CDS encoding NYN domain-containing protein, which translates to MIKHSEQRVGVLVDVANMYHSAKNLFGSRLNFKAMLDAAVGGRRLTRAIAYAIKSDSEEEVSFFEALDKSGFEVKTKDLQIFSSGAKKADWDVGIAIDAVTLASKVDVIVLVTGDGDFIPLVEYLQMRGLLVEAIGFGETTSGGLKAAVDDYIDLSSDKRQYLMRSRLAMKAKTDSKTKTETP; encoded by the coding sequence ATGATTAAACATAGTGAGCAGCGGGTTGGCGTCTTAGTAGACGTCGCCAACATGTATCATTCAGCGAAAAATTTGTTTGGTAGCCGGTTGAACTTCAAGGCAATGTTAGACGCCGCGGTGGGTGGGCGACGCTTGACGCGTGCCATTGCCTACGCGATTAAGTCTGATTCAGAAGAAGAGGTTTCTTTTTTTGAAGCTTTGGACAAATCGGGATTCGAAGTGAAAACGAAAGATCTGCAGATTTTTTCTAGCGGCGCTAAGAAAGCTGACTGGGATGTTGGTATCGCTATTGATGCGGTGACGTTGGCGTCGAAAGTTGATGTCATCGTTCTCGTTACTGGTGACGGAGATTTCATTCCGCTCGTTGAGTATCTACAGATGCGAGGGCTACTGGTTGAAGCCATTGGTTTCGGCGAAACGACATCGGGCGGCCTAAAAGCTGCGGTGGACGATTATATAGATTTGTCGAGCGATAAACGGCAGTACCTCATGCGCTCGCGGTTAGCCATGAAAGCAAAAACAGATAGCAAAACAAAAACGGAGACGCCGTAA
- the pnp gene encoding polyribonucleotide nucleotidyltransferase → MQEAAVGATIRREVTWGGRTLQIEFGKLAKQATASATVRYGETVVLATVVMSPDVREGMEYFPLTVEYEERFYAAGKIKGSRFIKREGRPSDEATLTARLVDRSIRPLFDDRMRNDIQVVVTVLSFDGENDPSIPALVGSSLVLALSPIPWAGPLAGIRVGRVNGQWIANPTIKELEESDVDLVVAGTRDRVTMIEAGAKEITEDDFFAGINFGQAQLLPALELINELTASHAVEKIDVAALLADEAVLEPELAERVRTWSRAEIRSRFFSDKTATKRNRKEVLATIKDELEAQLVTDQIGKERRAVAKALFYEIVEEEITRAAIEDKRRVDGRALDEIRPLSVEVGLLPRTHGSGLFNRGETQVLSVVTLGSPGDEQILDTMSLNTKKRYLHFYNFPPFSVGEAGRMSGPKRREIGHGALAEKALIPVLPTKEIFPYTTLVVSEVLGSNGSSSMGSVCGSTLALMDAGVPLTAPVAGVAMGLASDEAGRYVILTDLQDLEDGKGGMDFKVAGSKNGITAVQMDTKTNGLTSAMIEETLTAARIGRMKILDVMTNVIAAPRSEMSAHAPRIITVKINPERIRDLIGPGGKMINEIIDKTGVTIDVEQDGTVFIASPNADGLEQAVTWVKNLTRDVVAGEFYEGKVTRLMDFGAFVEILPKKEGLVHISEMAPYRVNKVEDILSVGKDVRVKVIEIDELGRTNLSLKQANPPEWFPPAPAGSDAPRDKRRDS, encoded by the coding sequence ATGCAAGAAGCAGCAGTCGGCGCGACAATACGCCGCGAAGTAACCTGGGGCGGAAGAACGCTTCAGATTGAGTTTGGTAAATTGGCGAAGCAGGCAACAGCCTCAGCCACGGTTCGCTATGGCGAGACCGTTGTGCTCGCCACAGTAGTGATGAGTCCAGACGTTCGTGAAGGAATGGAATATTTTCCACTCACTGTCGAGTACGAAGAACGGTTTTACGCCGCAGGTAAAATTAAAGGGTCACGCTTCATTAAACGAGAAGGCCGACCATCAGACGAAGCGACGTTAACAGCTCGTTTAGTTGACCGTTCAATTCGGCCGCTGTTTGACGACCGCATGCGAAACGACATCCAAGTCGTGGTGACGGTGCTTTCTTTTGATGGAGAGAACGACCCGAGTATTCCTGCATTAGTTGGTTCTTCGTTAGTACTCGCGCTTTCACCCATTCCTTGGGCTGGTCCCTTAGCAGGCATTCGTGTTGGTCGGGTGAATGGGCAGTGGATTGCAAATCCAACGATTAAAGAATTAGAAGAGAGCGACGTTGACCTCGTCGTTGCTGGAACACGCGACCGCGTGACAATGATTGAGGCTGGCGCCAAGGAAATTACCGAAGATGATTTTTTTGCCGGTATCAATTTTGGTCAAGCACAACTGCTTCCAGCCCTAGAGTTGATAAACGAACTAACTGCAAGTCATGCGGTTGAAAAGATTGACGTTGCCGCGTTGCTGGCTGATGAGGCGGTTTTGGAGCCAGAACTTGCCGAACGAGTACGCACCTGGAGCAGGGCGGAGATTCGTAGCCGATTCTTTAGCGACAAAACAGCAACGAAACGAAATCGTAAAGAAGTACTCGCTACTATAAAGGATGAACTGGAGGCGCAGCTCGTGACGGATCAAATTGGCAAAGAGCGTCGGGCTGTTGCCAAAGCGTTATTCTACGAAATTGTCGAAGAAGAAATTACCCGAGCGGCTATTGAGGATAAGCGTCGAGTCGATGGGCGCGCGCTCGACGAGATTCGACCGCTTTCCGTCGAGGTTGGACTACTACCACGCACACACGGTTCAGGTTTGTTCAATCGCGGTGAGACGCAAGTACTTTCAGTGGTAACGCTTGGTTCACCGGGTGACGAACAGATACTCGATACGATGTCGCTTAACACAAAGAAGCGTTATCTTCACTTCTATAACTTCCCACCGTTCTCGGTTGGCGAGGCTGGACGAATGTCAGGACCAAAGCGTCGTGAAATTGGTCATGGTGCACTGGCTGAGAAAGCACTCATTCCAGTACTTCCAACAAAAGAAATATTCCCGTACACGACGTTAGTCGTCTCGGAAGTTTTGGGTTCCAATGGTTCCTCATCGATGGGTTCAGTGTGTGGTTCGACGTTGGCGTTAATGGATGCCGGCGTACCACTCACCGCACCAGTGGCTGGGGTGGCTATGGGTCTTGCCTCAGACGAGGCTGGTCGCTATGTCATTTTGACTGACCTGCAAGATTTAGAAGATGGAAAAGGCGGCATGGATTTTAAAGTGGCAGGATCAAAAAATGGAATCACTGCCGTGCAGATGGATACAAAGACAAACGGACTGACAAGCGCAATGATTGAAGAGACGTTGACCGCCGCACGCATTGGCAGAATGAAGATACTCGATGTCATGACGAACGTCATCGCGGCGCCTCGAAGCGAAATGTCGGCGCATGCCCCGCGCATCATTACTGTTAAAATTAATCCGGAACGCATTCGCGACCTTATTGGTCCCGGCGGAAAGATGATTAATGAAATTATCGACAAGACGGGCGTCACCATTGATGTTGAGCAAGACGGCACGGTCTTTATCGCTTCCCCAAATGCCGACGGCCTAGAGCAGGCGGTAACGTGGGTAAAGAATTTAACGCGAGATGTTGTGGCTGGGGAATTCTATGAAGGGAAAGTAACGCGACTCATGGACTTCGGTGCCTTCGTAGAAATCCTTCCAAAGAAGGAAGGGCTAGTGCACATTTCAGAGATGGCGCCGTACCGAGTAAATAAAGTTGAAGACATTCTTTCGGTTGGGAAAGACGTGCGGGTTAAGGTCATTGAAATTGATGAGCTTGGCCGCACTAATCTTTCGTTGAAGCAAGCGAATCCGCCAGAGTGGTTTCCACCAGCGCCAGCAGGGAGCGACGCACCGCGTGACAAACGTCGCGATAGTTAA
- a CDS encoding TraR/DksA family transcriptional regulator, whose translation MDSTTTEPIRQKLLDKEATLKKELLDVADKGVGGKYEANFPDYGNDEDENSAEVATFTDNLSVEHELTSTLRDIRSALLRLDDGTYGVCKYCGKQIDEKRLLARPWSSSCISCKEEIKSRM comes from the coding sequence ATGGACAGTACGACTACAGAGCCAATTCGCCAGAAGCTGCTCGACAAAGAGGCCACGTTAAAGAAGGAGCTTCTAGACGTTGCTGATAAAGGTGTTGGTGGAAAGTACGAGGCAAATTTTCCTGATTACGGAAACGATGAAGACGAAAATAGCGCTGAGGTCGCTACCTTCACAGATAATCTTTCGGTTGAGCATGAGTTGACGAGTACACTTCGTGACATTCGTTCTGCGCTCCTCCGTCTAGACGACGGCACCTATGGTGTTTGCAAATATTGCGGGAAGCAGATTGATGAGAAACGACTCTTGGCACGACCGTGGTCAAGTTCATGTATAAGCTGCAAGGAAGAAATTAAGAGTCGAATGTAA
- a CDS encoding signal peptidase II has product MLTLLAVIALTVIDRVIKTFAFDAATPQPIIGAALSFHPAVNPLGPFGIPMTNSWVLALGGIAIGMFSIVVLHGTARPYRFGAVLVLIGGASNLLDRFRYGYVIDTFRFSPGLIFNTADLYIVFGVFIIVGMYIREWRNEHLYGSTSVLSSDRRS; this is encoded by the coding sequence GTGTTGACGCTGCTTGCTGTTATTGCCTTAACTGTTATTGACCGCGTCATTAAAACGTTTGCTTTCGACGCCGCAACGCCGCAGCCGATTATCGGCGCGGCGTTGTCGTTTCATCCGGCCGTGAATCCACTTGGTCCGTTTGGGATACCAATGACGAATAGTTGGGTGCTGGCTCTTGGCGGTATTGCCATCGGCATGTTTAGTATTGTGGTGCTTCATGGTACTGCGCGACCGTATCGTTTTGGCGCAGTGCTCGTGCTCATTGGTGGCGCTTCAAACCTGCTCGATCGTTTTCGTTATGGGTATGTTATTGATACGTTTCGTTTTTCACCCGGTCTAATTTTTAATACGGCGGACCTGTACATTGTGTTTGGGGTTTTCATTATCGTGGGGATGTATATTCGTGAGTGGAGAAATGAGCACCTATATGGCAGCACGAGTGTTCTCAGCAGCGACCGTCGGTCTTGA
- a CDS encoding YifB family Mg chelatase-like AAA ATPase, with protein MAARVFSAATVGLDAVTVAVEADVGRSLPSVLIVGLPDTAVQEARERVRSAVKHSGLPFPTTRVTVNLAPGGVKKEGPLYDLPIALAILLASGVVTPQRPIDKVMFLGELALDGTLRPVRGVLTAALRARADGFTAIIVPVQNGPEAALVKGLTVFGAPSLAAVLSHCLLEQELPRAVATQIPDTYTEPDDDFQKIVGQQFAKRALEIAAAGGHNIRLIGPPGAGKTLLAKALASILPPLTEDEVLEVTNIYSVSGLLETACVRERPFRNPHHTASPVALVGGGSPAKPGEVSLSHRGVLFLDEFPEFPRSVLETLRQPLEDGRIVVARAAGTVVFPARFVLVTAENPCPCGYATDSERRCTCSSAVLNKYRQRLSGPLIDRIDLHVHVPRVPIVALQTDGRIAESSFTVRERVREARVLQEARRVETNALTNAELSSDQIRQHGKLTAAAEQLLGVAAERLGFSARSFYRVMKVSRTIADLAKSATVEEAHIAEALQYRGEEAA; from the coding sequence ATGGCAGCACGAGTGTTCTCAGCAGCGACCGTCGGTCTTGATGCGGTAACCGTTGCCGTTGAGGCAGACGTCGGTCGCTCGTTACCGAGCGTCCTCATTGTTGGACTACCAGACACAGCGGTACAAGAGGCTCGAGAACGGGTGCGGTCTGCGGTGAAGCACAGCGGACTTCCCTTCCCCACAACTCGGGTGACTGTTAATCTGGCGCCGGGTGGCGTAAAGAAAGAAGGGCCACTCTATGACCTACCTATTGCGCTTGCCATATTGCTCGCGAGCGGCGTGGTTACGCCACAGCGGCCAATCGACAAGGTTATGTTTTTGGGTGAGTTGGCGTTAGACGGAACACTTCGTCCAGTGCGGGGCGTGCTGACGGCGGCGCTCCGGGCCAGAGCCGACGGGTTCACTGCAATTATTGTGCCTGTGCAGAATGGACCAGAAGCGGCGCTAGTAAAAGGGTTAACCGTATTTGGGGCGCCGTCACTTGCGGCCGTACTGTCGCACTGTTTATTAGAGCAGGAGCTACCTCGAGCGGTGGCTACGCAAATACCTGATACGTACACAGAACCAGATGATGACTTTCAAAAAATTGTTGGGCAGCAGTTTGCTAAGCGGGCCTTGGAAATTGCCGCGGCTGGTGGTCATAATATTCGCTTGATTGGTCCACCGGGGGCTGGAAAGACGTTACTAGCGAAAGCCTTGGCCAGCATCCTGCCTCCTTTAACAGAAGACGAAGTGCTTGAGGTAACGAATATTTACTCGGTCAGTGGATTACTCGAAACTGCCTGCGTGAGAGAACGGCCGTTTCGTAATCCCCACCACACGGCTTCGCCCGTTGCCTTGGTGGGTGGCGGCAGCCCGGCGAAACCTGGAGAAGTATCTCTTTCGCATCGAGGCGTTCTTTTTTTAGATGAATTTCCAGAATTTCCAAGAAGCGTTCTTGAAACACTTCGACAGCCGTTGGAAGACGGTCGCATTGTTGTGGCTCGTGCTGCTGGCACGGTTGTCTTTCCGGCTCGATTTGTTTTGGTCACCGCAGAGAATCCATGCCCTTGCGGCTATGCGACTGATTCGGAGCGCCGGTGTACGTGCTCATCAGCCGTGCTCAATAAATACCGACAGCGCCTGTCCGGTCCACTTATTGATAGAATTGATTTACATGTTCACGTGCCGCGAGTTCCAATTGTTGCTCTACAAACGGATGGTCGGATAGCCGAGTCGTCGTTTACAGTTCGAGAGCGAGTGCGCGAGGCACGTGTTTTACAAGAAGCCCGTCGGGTAGAGACAAACGCTTTAACGAATGCGGAACTATCAAGCGATCAAATTCGTCAGCATGGTAAATTAACGGCGGCCGCGGAGCAGTTGCTGGGTGTGGCAGCGGAACGGTTAGGCTTTTCGGCTCGTAGCTTTTATAGGGTTATGAAAGTTAGTCGCACTATCGCTGACTTGGCAAAGTCTGCAACTGTCGAAGAGGCGCATATTGCTGAAGCATTGCAGTACCGTGGCGAAGAAGCCGCTTAG